Below is a window of Paraburkholderia azotifigens DNA.
TGGACTGCTGCCGCTGAAAATCTTCGAGGCCCGCTATCTCGACATGGCGCGCGATTGTCTGCGCGACAAGACGTCGTTCGGCGTGTGCCTGCTGAAGAGCGGCGCAGAAGTCGCCCAACCCAATGAACCTGCCGTGCCCGAGAGCGTCGGTTGTCTCGCGCAGATCGACGTGTGCGATGTCGACGAGTTCGGCATGCTGCTGATCCGCGCGCGTGGCACCAAGCGGTTCCGTCTGCTGTCGCATCGTGTCGAATCGGGCGGCCTGCTGGTCGGCATGGCCGAGCTGGTCGGCAGCGACGTGCCGCTCGAAGGCACGCAGCTGATGGAGAAGTTCGGCGCGTGCGCCGAAGTGCTCGAGCGCATCATCGCGACGATCCGCGAACGCGATCCAGAAAGCCTGCCGTTCGTCGAACCATTCAGACTCGACGATCCGACATGGGTGTCGAACCGTCTGTCCGAAGTGCTGCCCATTGCACTGAAGGCGCGGCAAAAACTGATGGAGCTGCAGGACGCCGGTGCGCGCATCGATGTCGTGCATCACTACATGCAGCAGCATCAACTGCTGTAGCCGCGGCGTTCAGATCAGCG
It encodes the following:
- a CDS encoding LON peptidase substrate-binding domain-containing protein; this encodes MSSTPSVLADVPLFPLHTVLFPDGLLPLKIFEARYLDMARDCLRDKTSFGVCLLKSGAEVAQPNEPAVPESVGCLAQIDVCDVDEFGMLLIRARGTKRFRLLSHRVESGGLLVGMAELVGSDVPLEGTQLMEKFGACAEVLERIIATIRERDPESLPFVEPFRLDDPTWVSNRLSEVLPIALKARQKLMELQDAGARIDVVHHYMQQHQLL